A window from Streptomyces sp. NBC_00271 encodes these proteins:
- a CDS encoding TatD family hydrolase, whose translation MRIFDPHIHMTSRTTDDYEAMHTAGVRALVEPSFWLGQPRTSVASFLDYFDSLLGWEPFRAAQYGIAHHCALALNPKEANDPRCVPVLDELPRYLVKDQVVAVGEIGYDSMTPAEDTALAAQLQLAADHELPALVHTPHRDKQAGLRRTLDVVRESALSPDRVLVDHLNENTVKEAKDSGCWLGFSVYPDTKMDEERMVAVLAEHGPERVLVNSAADWGRSDPLKARRVADALLAAGFTEDDVDRVLWRNPVAFYGLSGRLSLDVITPDVTHEGNSILRGGE comes from the coding sequence ATGCGCATCTTCGACCCCCACATCCACATGACGTCACGGACCACCGACGACTACGAGGCCATGCACACCGCGGGTGTCCGCGCCCTCGTCGAGCCCTCGTTCTGGCTCGGCCAGCCCCGCACCTCGGTCGCCTCCTTCCTCGACTACTTCGACTCGCTCCTCGGCTGGGAACCCTTCCGCGCCGCCCAGTACGGCATCGCCCACCACTGCGCGCTCGCCCTCAACCCCAAGGAGGCGAACGACCCCCGTTGCGTCCCGGTCCTCGACGAACTGCCGCGCTATCTCGTCAAGGACCAGGTCGTGGCCGTGGGCGAGATCGGCTACGACTCGATGACCCCCGCCGAGGACACCGCCCTCGCCGCCCAGCTGCAACTCGCCGCCGACCACGAGCTCCCCGCGCTCGTCCACACCCCGCACCGCGACAAGCAGGCCGGCCTGCGGCGCACCCTCGACGTCGTCCGGGAGTCCGCCCTGTCCCCGGACCGCGTCCTGGTCGACCACCTCAACGAGAACACCGTCAAGGAGGCCAAGGACAGCGGCTGCTGGCTGGGCTTCTCCGTCTATCCCGACACGAAGATGGACGAGGAACGCATGGTCGCCGTCCTGGCGGAGCACGGGCCGGAGCGGGTGCTCGTCAACTCGGCCGCGGACTGGGGCAGAAGCGACCCCCTCAAGGCCCGCCGCGTCGCCGACGCCCTGCTGGCCGCCGGGTTCACCGAGGACGACGTCGACCGGGTGCTGTGGCGCAACCCCGTCGCCTTCTACGGCCTCAGCGGCCGACTGAGCCTCGACGTCATCACCCCCGACGTCACCCACGAAGGCAACTCCATCCTGCGCGGCGGGGAGTGA
- a CDS encoding EboA domain-containing protein, producing the protein MNHHPHPPHGSTANHPAEPALAALHARLNTSLAPSARVWLDQALDEAADHPGTHGPISVWELRIAEAARRCGPEHADAARVLLLHAARADPDSLARVYRQGTAAERRAVLHALPHLVPGPDALPLVEDALRTNDTRLVAAALGPYAARHLDAHTWRHAVLKCLFTGVPVDVVADLAPRAHADAELARMLGDYARERTAADRPVPEDLHRVLALTEPTAAPAGPCGTSRTSGKES; encoded by the coding sequence GTGAACCACCACCCACACCCACCCCACGGCAGCACGGCGAACCACCCGGCCGAACCCGCCCTCGCCGCCCTGCACGCCCGTCTGAACACCTCCCTCGCTCCGTCCGCCCGCGTCTGGCTGGACCAGGCCCTCGACGAGGCCGCCGACCATCCCGGCACCCACGGACCCATCTCCGTCTGGGAGTTGCGCATCGCGGAGGCGGCCCGCCGCTGCGGCCCCGAGCACGCCGACGCCGCCCGCGTGCTCCTCCTGCACGCCGCCCGCGCCGACCCGGACTCACTCGCCCGCGTCTACCGGCAGGGCACGGCCGCCGAACGCCGGGCCGTCCTGCACGCCCTTCCCCACCTCGTGCCCGGCCCCGACGCACTGCCCCTCGTCGAGGACGCCCTGCGCACCAACGACACCCGGCTCGTCGCCGCCGCCCTCGGCCCGTACGCCGCCCGCCACCTGGACGCCCACACCTGGCGGCACGCCGTCCTGAAGTGCCTGTTCACCGGCGTACCCGTGGACGTCGTGGCCGACCTGGCGCCGCGCGCCCACGCGGACGCCGAACTCGCCCGGATGCTCGGCGACTACGCGCGGGAACGCACCGCCGCGGACCGTCCCGTCCCCGAGGACCTGCACCGCGTCCTGGCCCTGACCGAGCCCACCGCCGCCCCCGCAGGCCCGTGCGGCACCTCCCGCACATCCGGCAAGGAGTCCTGA
- a CDS encoding sugar phosphate isomerase/epimerase family protein, whose amino-acid sequence MTAFHDEPATGEALRRALGLNRRRFLSTCTAAATAAIAAPVLGASPALAQDRGRGHDHDHGGDVLVPANKRGIILYTVRDATGRDPLATDLPSGFREVFKQLSRFGYRQVEFAGYGQHANAPGGASLESVQGAKLLRSWLDEYGLRAQGNHGFIPPSWPLTTADLDTFKKHLEIANILGMAHMGTGGDPTGSAYRADWDAAADKWNALGQIARREGLKLYTHNHDAAYGFLLDGGPLDAQGNPTRSSGIRKLEYFLKITDPKVVWLEMDIFWAHVAQYKFHTYTAHDGSTREKVFDPAGLVVRNNKRYPLFHAKDGVVNTTNGMGYDMVPFGTGVIDYTTFFSRVGDRNYHNPMVEQDNAPSSTDAGQSLTHAKIGYDNLAALRKRRH is encoded by the coding sequence GTGACCGCCTTCCACGACGAACCCGCGACCGGCGAAGCCCTGCGCCGCGCTCTCGGCCTCAACCGCCGCCGCTTTCTGAGCACCTGCACCGCCGCCGCGACCGCGGCGATCGCGGCACCCGTCCTCGGTGCCTCGCCCGCCCTGGCCCAGGACCGGGGCAGAGGCCACGACCACGACCACGGCGGTGACGTCCTCGTCCCCGCGAACAAGCGCGGCATCATCCTCTACACCGTCCGGGACGCCACGGGCCGCGACCCGCTCGCGACCGACCTGCCCTCCGGATTCCGCGAGGTCTTCAAGCAGCTCTCGCGCTTCGGCTACCGGCAGGTGGAGTTCGCCGGATACGGCCAGCACGCCAACGCTCCCGGCGGCGCGAGCCTGGAGTCCGTGCAGGGCGCCAAGCTGCTGCGTTCCTGGCTCGACGAGTACGGGCTGCGGGCGCAGGGCAACCACGGCTTCATACCCCCGTCCTGGCCCCTCACCACGGCCGACCTGGACACCTTCAAGAAGCACCTGGAGATCGCCAACATCCTCGGCATGGCGCACATGGGCACCGGTGGCGACCCCACCGGCAGCGCCTACCGCGCCGACTGGGACGCGGCCGCCGACAAGTGGAACGCGCTCGGTCAGATCGCCCGCCGCGAGGGACTCAAGCTGTACACCCACAACCACGACGCGGCGTACGGATTCCTGCTCGACGGGGGCCCGCTGGACGCCCAGGGCAACCCGACCCGCAGCTCCGGCATCCGCAAGCTGGAGTACTTCCTGAAGATCACCGACCCGAAGGTGGTCTGGCTGGAGATGGACATCTTCTGGGCGCACGTGGCCCAGTACAAGTTCCACACGTACACGGCCCACGACGGCTCCACCCGGGAGAAGGTCTTCGATCCCGCCGGGCTTGTCGTCCGCAACAACAAGCGCTACCCGCTCTTCCACGCCAAGGACGGCGTCGTCAACACGACGAACGGCATGGGCTACGACATGGTGCCGTTCGGCACCGGCGTCATCGACTACACCACGTTCTTCTCGCGCGTCGGTGACCGGAACTACCACAACCCGATGGTCGAGCAGGACAACGCCCCGAGCTCGACGGACGCCGGGCAGTCACTCACGCACGCGAAGATCGGCTACGACAATCTCGCGGCCCTCCGCAAGCGGCGTCACTAG
- the eboE gene encoding metabolite traffic protein EboE encodes MRFRHPDGSTVHLAYCTNVHPAETLDGVLAQLRDHCEPVRRRLGRDRLGIGLWLARDAAHALVTDPSALRGLRTELEHRGLEVVTLNGFPYEGFGAEEVKYRVYQPDWADPERLAHTTDLARVLAQLLPDDVTEGSISTLPLAWRTAYDQERATAAHAALTTLAERLDALHELTGRSLRIGLEPEPGCTVETTRDALAPLTAIGRDRIGICVDTCHLATSFEDPHTALDALAQARVPIVKSQLSAALHAEHPHLPEVRAALAAFDEPRFLHQTRTLTAAGLRGTDDLGEALAGDALPDASPWRAHFHVPLHAAPAAPLTSTLPVLRAALTRLVGGPHPLTHHLEVETYTWQALPPELRPRARAQLADGIAAELTLARDLLTDLGLKELP; translated from the coding sequence ATGCGCTTCCGCCACCCCGACGGCTCCACCGTCCACCTCGCGTACTGCACCAACGTCCACCCGGCCGAAACCCTCGACGGCGTCCTCGCCCAACTCCGCGACCACTGCGAACCCGTCCGCCGCCGCCTCGGCCGCGACCGCCTCGGCATCGGCCTGTGGCTGGCCAGGGACGCCGCCCACGCCCTCGTCACCGACCCCTCCGCGCTGCGCGGCCTGCGCACCGAACTCGAACACCGCGGCCTCGAAGTCGTCACCCTCAACGGCTTCCCCTACGAAGGCTTCGGCGCCGAAGAGGTCAAGTACCGCGTCTACCAGCCGGACTGGGCCGACCCCGAACGCCTCGCCCACACCACCGACCTGGCCCGAGTCCTCGCCCAGCTCCTGCCCGACGACGTCACCGAAGGCAGCATCTCCACCCTGCCCCTCGCCTGGCGCACCGCATACGACCAGGAGCGGGCGACGGCAGCGCACGCCGCGCTGACCACGCTCGCCGAACGCCTCGACGCCCTCCACGAGCTCACCGGCCGCTCCCTGCGCATCGGCCTGGAACCGGAACCCGGCTGCACCGTCGAGACCACCCGTGACGCCCTCGCCCCGCTCACCGCGATCGGTCGCGACCGCATCGGCATCTGCGTCGACACCTGCCATCTCGCCACCTCCTTCGAAGACCCGCACACCGCCCTGGACGCGCTCGCACAGGCCCGCGTCCCCATCGTCAAATCCCAGCTCTCAGCCGCCCTGCACGCCGAACACCCCCATCTCCCCGAAGTCCGGGCGGCCCTCGCCGCCTTCGACGAACCCCGCTTCCTGCACCAGACCCGCACCCTCACCGCCGCGGGTCTGCGCGGCACCGACGACCTCGGCGAGGCCCTCGCCGGTGACGCCCTGCCCGACGCCTCCCCGTGGCGCGCCCACTTCCACGTCCCGCTGCACGCGGCCCCCGCCGCACCCCTCACCTCCACACTCCCCGTCCTGCGGGCCGCACTGACCCGCCTCGTAGGCGGCCCGCACCCCCTCACCCACCACCTGGAGGTCGAGACCTACACCTGGCAGGCACTTCCGCCGGAGCTGCGCCCCCGAGCCCGCGCCCAGCTCGCCGACGGCATCGCCGCCGAACTCACCCTCGCCCGGGACCTGTTGACGGACCTCGGCCTCAAGGAGCTGCCGTGA
- a CDS encoding nucleotide pyrophosphatase/phosphodiesterase family protein, which yields MTPPPQEPADPTPLLVLDIVGLTPRLLDHMPHLKALGQSGFRAPLGTVLPAVTCAAQSTFLTGTHPSEHGIVGNGWYFRELGDVLLWRQHNGLVSGDKLWDAARRAHPGYTVANICWWYAMGADTDITVTPRPVYYADGRKEPDCYTRPPALHDELTEKFGTFPLFHFWGPGADLVSSRWIIDATRHINRTRRPDLTLCYLPHLDYDLQRFGPDDPRSLQAAADLDAAMAPLLDDAKAEGRTVVALSEYGITRADRPVDINRALRRAGLLEVHTQDGMEYLDPMASRAFAVADHQIAHVYVRRPEDLEVTKAALADLPGIERLLDDEGKKTHHLDHPRSGELVAVAEPDAWFTYYYWLDDARAPDFAQLVEIHRKPGYDPVELFMDPLDPYVKVKAATALARKKLGLRYRMAVVPLDPSPIRGSHGRLPTSDDEGPLLICSTPRTAPGRIAATEVKSLLLDLAGLT from the coding sequence GTGACCCCACCACCACAGGAGCCGGCCGACCCCACTCCTCTCCTCGTCCTGGACATCGTCGGCCTCACCCCCCGTCTCCTCGACCACATGCCTCACCTCAAGGCCCTCGGCCAGTCCGGTTTCCGTGCCCCGCTCGGCACCGTCCTGCCCGCCGTCACCTGCGCCGCCCAGTCCACCTTCCTCACCGGCACCCACCCTTCCGAGCACGGCATCGTCGGCAACGGCTGGTACTTCCGCGAGCTCGGCGACGTACTGCTGTGGCGGCAGCACAACGGCCTGGTGTCCGGCGACAAGCTGTGGGACGCCGCCCGGCGCGCGCACCCCGGCTACACGGTCGCCAATATCTGCTGGTGGTACGCCATGGGCGCCGACACCGACATCACCGTCACTCCCCGTCCCGTCTACTACGCCGACGGCCGCAAGGAACCCGACTGCTACACCCGGCCCCCGGCCCTGCACGACGAACTCACCGAGAAATTCGGCACGTTCCCCCTGTTCCACTTCTGGGGTCCCGGCGCCGACCTCGTCTCCAGCCGCTGGATCATCGACGCGACCCGCCACATCAACCGCACCCGCCGGCCGGACCTGACCCTCTGCTACCTCCCTCACCTCGACTACGACCTCCAGCGCTTCGGCCCCGACGACCCGCGCTCCCTCCAGGCGGCCGCGGACCTCGACGCGGCCATGGCTCCCCTCCTCGACGACGCGAAGGCGGAAGGCCGCACCGTCGTCGCGCTCTCCGAGTACGGCATCACCCGCGCGGACCGCCCCGTCGACATCAACCGCGCCCTGCGCCGCGCCGGACTCCTCGAAGTGCACACGCAGGACGGCATGGAGTACCTCGACCCGATGGCCTCCCGGGCCTTCGCGGTCGCCGACCACCAGATCGCCCATGTCTACGTGCGCCGCCCCGAGGACCTGGAGGTCACCAAGGCAGCCCTCGCCGACCTGCCCGGCATCGAGCGACTCCTCGACGACGAGGGCAAGAAGACCCACCACCTCGACCATCCGCGCTCCGGCGAACTCGTCGCCGTCGCGGAGCCGGACGCCTGGTTCACGTACTACTACTGGCTCGACGACGCCCGCGCGCCCGACTTCGCGCAGCTCGTCGAGATCCACCGCAAACCCGGCTACGACCCGGTCGAACTCTTCATGGATCCCCTCGACCCCTACGTCAAGGTGAAGGCGGCCACGGCACTGGCGCGCAAGAAGCTCGGCCTGCGCTACCGCATGGCGGTCGTGCCGCTGGACCCCTCACCTATTCGCGGCAGCCACGGCCGCCTTCCCACGAGCGACGACGAAGGTCCGCTCCTCATCTGCTCCACCCCCCGCACCGCTCCCGGCCGCATCGCGGCCACCGAAGTGAAATCCCTGCTGCTCGACCTGGCCGGCCTCACCTGA